The Pseudoalteromonas tunicata genome segment GCTAATCTCAATATCGCTACCCGCGAGTTTAAATGACAACATCACGCGTTTGACTTCGCCATCTTTCCAGTTATCTGGTTTTTCAACTAATGCACCTTTAAGTGCGAGGTCTATTAAAGTACAAGACCAAACAATGCCCATGTTTGATAAAAAAGCGGGGGTTGAAAAAATAATCCGAGTAAATCGACGTCTATCTTCCATTTTTAACTCTTAATCTTTTAATAAATGAAGTAAAGCAATTACTTAGGTTCTATTTAACATGAGTACTTAAGTAAGGTGATTGAGTTGATAATAGCAGTAAATTACGATTTGACACTTAAAAGAGGTTACTTTTTGAATTAAAACAACTGCTTCTTAATGGTTTTTGTAAATATGAAGCAACAAAAAACGCCCCGAAGGGCGTTTCTAAAATCGAACTTTTAACCAATGCGTTTGTATTTTATACGCTTTGGTTGAATTGACTCGGCGCCAAATGTCTTTTTCATCCAATCTTCGTATTCAGTAAAGTTACCTTCATAGAAGTTTACTTGTCCTTCATCACGATAATCGAGAATGTGAGTGGCAATACGGTCTAAGAACCAGCGGTCATGCGAGATACACATAATACAGCCTGGGAATTCAAGGATCGCATTTTCAAGCGCGCGTAATGTTTCTACGTCAAGGTCATTGGTCGGCTCATCGAGTAGGATCATATTGCCGCCGGCTTTTAAGAGCTTGGCTAAATGCAAACGATTACGCTCACCGCCTGATAGTTCTTTTACGAATTTTTGCTGATCGTTACCTTTGAAGTTAAAACGACTAACATAAGCACGACTTGGAATTTCAAAGTTACCGATTTTTAACATGTCTAAACCATCCGACACTTCATTAAATACGGTATTGTTTTCATTCATATTGTCGCGGAACTGCTCAACGGTTGCTAATTGTACTGTTTCACCTAATACAATCTCGCCGCTATCAGCTTGTTCTTGACCACTTAGCATTCTAAATAAAGTTGATTTACCTGCACCATTGGCACCGATAATACCAACAATGGCGCCTTTAGGGATGGCAAAGCTTAAGTTATCAATTAATAAACGGTTGCCATAGCTTTTACGTAAATTGCTGACTTCAAGTACTTTATCGCCTAAACGAGGGCCAGGTGGAATGAATAACTCATTAGTTTCATTACGTTTTTGGTAATCAGATTGTTGTAGCTCTGCAAACTG includes the following:
- a CDS encoding PilZ domain-containing protein — encoded protein: MEDRRRFTRIIFSTPAFLSNMGIVWSCTLIDLALKGALVEKPDNWKDGEVKRVMLSFKLAGSDIEISMNMLVSHEGQNHLGLLCEQIDIDSATHLKRLIELNVGDDKLLHRDFDNLLHPE